The following proteins are co-located in the Acidicapsa acidisoli genome:
- the bcp gene encoding thioredoxin-dependent thiol peroxidase → MELNEKVANFTLQDDQDQTVHLTDFAGKPVVLFFYPKADTPGCTIEACGFRDTFEKLQKAGAVVLGISRDTPKAQRKFREKYDLPYPLLADVDETVCNQFGVLKEKNMYGKKVIGIERTTFVIGPDQTLLQIFPKVKPEGHAEEVLAAIQSHKA, encoded by the coding sequence ATGGAACTGAACGAAAAAGTTGCCAACTTCACCCTCCAGGACGATCAGGACCAGACCGTCCATCTTACCGACTTCGCCGGAAAGCCGGTCGTACTCTTCTTTTATCCCAAGGCAGATACTCCTGGCTGCACCATAGAAGCCTGCGGCTTTCGCGACACCTTTGAAAAGCTCCAGAAAGCTGGCGCTGTGGTCCTCGGAATCTCCCGCGATACGCCGAAAGCACAGCGGAAATTCCGCGAGAAGTACGACCTGCCGTATCCACTTCTCGCAGATGTAGACGAAACCGTGTGCAATCAGTTTGGGGTGCTCAAAGAAAAGAACATGTACGGTAAGAAAGTCATCGGTATTGAACGCACGACGTTCGTGATCGGTCCTGACCAGACCCTGCTGCAGATCTTCCCCAAGGTCAAACCCGAAGGCCACGCTGAAGAAGTGCTGGCAGCCATTCAATCGCACAAAGCGTAA
- the hemL gene encoding glutamate-1-semialdehyde 2,1-aminomutase, producing MAETSRTQSRALQNRAEGLFPGGVNSPVRGFRSVGGEPPFVARAEGPYLLDADGNRYIDYFGSWGPMILGHAFPPVVEAIAKAARDSASFGASTKAEGDLAELVMACFPAIERMRFVSSGTEATMSAIRVARAATGRKRIIKFEGCYHGHSDGLLVKAGSGVATLGIPGSAGVPEEIAQLTLALPFNDLEAVKAAFSTHEGEIAAVILEPVVGNAGCIPPAAGYLAGLRTITEEHGALLIVDEVMTGFRLSLGGALELYGLDADLVTLGKIIGGGLPCGAFGGKRKFMELLAPLGPVYQAGTLSGNPLAMAAGLATVGYLREHAASVYPQLEAASKAVAEGVVAEASQAGVALTLNRVGSMWTWFFSGGPISDYTQAATSDTTAFGRFHRAMLDAGVWLPPSQFEAMFLGTAHGPAEIDATIAAARSAFAAVTAVV from the coding sequence ATGGCGGAAACGAGCAGGACACAATCGCGGGCATTGCAAAACCGGGCCGAAGGGCTTTTTCCCGGCGGGGTGAACTCGCCGGTACGCGGCTTTCGCTCGGTCGGTGGAGAGCCACCGTTTGTTGCGCGGGCCGAGGGTCCTTATCTCCTGGACGCCGACGGAAACCGATACATTGATTACTTCGGCTCATGGGGGCCGATGATTCTCGGCCACGCCTTTCCGCCGGTCGTCGAAGCAATCGCGAAGGCCGCGCGGGATTCGGCCAGTTTTGGTGCGTCGACAAAAGCCGAGGGCGATCTGGCCGAATTGGTGATGGCCTGCTTCCCGGCGATCGAGAGAATGCGATTCGTCAGCTCAGGAACCGAGGCTACGATGTCTGCCATCCGCGTGGCTCGCGCGGCAACCGGGCGCAAGCGGATCATCAAGTTCGAGGGCTGCTATCACGGCCATTCAGACGGGCTGCTGGTGAAAGCCGGTTCAGGTGTCGCGACGCTCGGGATTCCCGGGTCGGCGGGCGTACCCGAAGAGATTGCGCAACTGACGCTCGCACTGCCATTCAACGATCTGGAAGCGGTTAAAGCGGCTTTTTCTACGCATGAGGGCGAAATTGCGGCGGTCATCCTGGAGCCGGTTGTCGGCAACGCCGGGTGCATTCCTCCGGCGGCGGGCTATCTCGCGGGCCTCAGGACGATCACCGAGGAGCACGGCGCTTTGCTGATCGTCGACGAAGTAATGACCGGCTTCCGGCTGTCTCTAGGTGGCGCGCTGGAGTTGTATGGCCTAGATGCGGATTTGGTGACCCTGGGCAAGATCATCGGCGGCGGCCTGCCCTGCGGTGCGTTTGGCGGCAAGCGGAAATTCATGGAACTGCTGGCCCCGCTCGGGCCGGTCTATCAGGCCGGGACGCTGAGCGGTAATCCCTTGGCGATGGCGGCTGGATTGGCCACGGTTGGCTATCTGCGGGAGCACGCTGCGTCGGTCTACCCGCAGTTGGAGGCAGCTTCAAAGGCAGTTGCCGAGGGTGTCGTAGCAGAGGCTTCCCAGGCTGGCGTCGCACTGACGCTAAATCGCGTCGGCTCGATGTGGACTTGGTTCTTCTCTGGAGGACCGATTTCGGATTACACGCAGGCTGCGACCAGCGACACCACGGCGTTCGGGCGCTTCCATCGCGCCATGCTGGACGCGGGTGTATGGCTGCCGCCCTCGCAGTTTGAGGCAATGTTCCTGGGAACGGCGCATGGGCCAGCCGAGATTGATGCGACGATTGCCGCAGCACGGAGCGCCTTTGCAGCGGTAACTGCGGTCGTGTAG
- a CDS encoding thiol-disulfide oxidoreductase DCC family protein: protein MGEFLELKDKLLVLYDGECGFCNRSIRWLLRRDGHDRLRFAPSNSPSVQELLARHGFQSSGEEQGPDTILVFRNLGTPVEELLVRSNAFLACLRVLPQPWPTFAVGLRIFPRPLREMCYRFISRHRYRIWGRYASCPIPTAEERLHFL from the coding sequence GTGGGTGAGTTCCTCGAATTGAAGGACAAGCTGCTCGTTCTCTACGACGGCGAGTGCGGATTCTGCAATCGGTCGATCCGCTGGCTGTTGCGCCGCGATGGTCACGACCGCCTGCGCTTTGCTCCTTCGAACTCGCCCTCCGTTCAGGAGCTGCTCGCCCGGCACGGTTTTCAATCCTCAGGCGAGGAACAGGGTCCAGACACCATCCTTGTCTTCCGCAACCTTGGCACTCCGGTCGAGGAACTGCTTGTCCGATCCAACGCCTTTCTCGCCTGCCTTCGTGTTCTGCCGCAGCCATGGCCAACTTTCGCGGTGGGTCTTCGCATATTTCCCAGACCGCTCCGGGAAATGTGCTACCGCTTCATTTCTCGCCATCGCTATCGCATCTGGGGCCGATATGCGAGCTGTCCCATCCCCACAGCAGAAGAGCGCCTGCATTTTCTCTAG
- the purM gene encoding phosphoribosylformylglycinamidine cyclo-ligase, with protein MPKAAPTADAHPDTTSTAPSQTETTKAVTYADAGVDISSGDRAKDRIKYLAKRTFNRSVLGGIGGFGGLFQLDLKKWAEPILVSSADGVGTKLKLAFDLGIHNTVGADLVNHCVNDIAVQGAAPLFFLDYLATGKLDPAVTEQIVTGLADACKANGCALIGGETAQMPGFYQDGEYDLAGFIVGAVDKSKLITGATIAPGDVLIGLPSTGLHTNGYSLARKLFFEVAKYKPTQYIGAIGDKAGTALMKVHRSYLAIMQKLANAGLAAGMAHITGGGITENLPRILPKGTCAQVELGSWPVLPIFEHLQALGQVPQDEMLRTFNMGIGLIVVVPADKFSKVRALLNRAEEKFHVIGRIVKGDRSGDKAGDRKVHFV; from the coding sequence TTGCCCAAAGCTGCTCCAACCGCCGACGCTCATCCGGACACAACTTCAACTGCCCCCAGCCAGACCGAGACGACGAAGGCCGTCACTTACGCCGACGCAGGCGTCGATATCTCCTCGGGAGATCGCGCCAAGGACCGCATCAAGTACCTGGCAAAACGGACCTTTAACCGCAGCGTTCTGGGCGGAATTGGCGGATTCGGTGGGCTTTTTCAGCTTGATCTGAAGAAGTGGGCTGAGCCGATCCTCGTCAGTTCTGCCGACGGCGTGGGAACCAAGCTGAAACTGGCCTTTGACCTCGGCATCCACAACACGGTCGGCGCGGATCTGGTAAACCACTGCGTCAACGACATCGCCGTGCAGGGCGCGGCGCCGCTCTTTTTCCTGGACTATCTTGCCACAGGCAAGCTTGACCCCGCCGTCACTGAGCAGATTGTGACCGGCCTCGCCGACGCCTGCAAGGCCAACGGCTGTGCCCTGATCGGCGGCGAAACCGCGCAGATGCCCGGCTTCTACCAGGATGGCGAATACGATCTGGCAGGATTTATTGTCGGCGCTGTCGATAAATCGAAGCTGATCACCGGCGCGACGATTGCGCCCGGCGACGTGCTCATCGGACTGCCCTCGACCGGGTTGCACACCAATGGATATTCGCTGGCGCGCAAGCTGTTTTTCGAGGTCGCCAAGTACAAACCGACGCAGTATATCGGCGCTATCGGGGACAAGGCCGGAACTGCCCTGATGAAGGTGCATCGCAGCTATCTCGCCATCATGCAGAAGCTCGCCAATGCGGGTCTGGCCGCGGGCATGGCCCACATCACCGGCGGCGGAATTACGGAGAATCTGCCCCGCATCCTGCCCAAAGGCACCTGCGCGCAGGTCGAACTCGGCTCATGGCCGGTGCTGCCGATCTTTGAACATCTGCAAGCGCTTGGACAGGTTCCGCAGGACGAGATGCTGCGCACATTCAACATGGGAATTGGCCTGATTGTCGTTGTTCCGGCAGACAAGTTCAGCAAGGTACGGGCGCTGCTGAACCGCGCAGAAGAGAAGTTTCACGTGATCGGCCGCATCGTCAAGGGAGACAGGTCAGGAGACAAGGCAGGCGACCGCAAGGTGCACTTTGTATGA
- the purN gene encoding phosphoribosylglycinamide formyltransferase, protein MKRLGILLSGRGSNFLAIAKSIREGRLPNAEIAIVIANVADAPGLKAAQDLGLPTAVFVSKGRKRAEHDADVAACLREHGVDLVILAGYMRLLSPEFIAAFPNRILNIHPSLLPAFPGLDAQQQAFDYGCKVAGCTVHFVDEHLDHGVIVLQRSIAVLETDDAHSLSNRILAEEHVAYSEAIARVLSGEYRIEGRRYLRISEAAPTPVK, encoded by the coding sequence ATGAAGCGGCTCGGCATTCTGCTCTCCGGCCGAGGCTCGAATTTTCTGGCAATCGCCAAATCCATCCGCGAAGGGCGGCTGCCGAACGCTGAGATTGCAATCGTTATCGCGAATGTGGCGGACGCTCCCGGTCTCAAAGCCGCGCAGGATTTGGGTTTGCCCACCGCGGTTTTCGTCTCCAAAGGACGGAAACGTGCCGAACACGACGCCGATGTTGCCGCATGTCTGCGGGAGCATGGCGTCGATCTGGTGATCCTTGCCGGATATATGCGGCTGCTCTCGCCGGAGTTCATCGCCGCATTTCCAAACCGCATTCTGAACATCCATCCTTCCTTGTTGCCCGCATTTCCCGGTCTGGATGCGCAGCAGCAGGCCTTCGACTACGGCTGCAAGGTCGCGGGGTGCACCGTCCATTTTGTCGACGAGCATCTGGACCACGGCGTCATCGTGCTCCAGCGGAGCATCGCGGTCCTCGAAACCGATGATGCGCATAGTCTTTCCAACCGTATCCTCGCGGAAGAGCATGTTGCTTACAGCGAAGCCATCGCCCGCGTCCTCTCCGGCGAATACCGGATCGAAGGCCGGCGTTATCTGCGCATCTCTGAGGCAGCGCCTACGCCTGTCAAGTAG